The sequence GCTCGGCAATTTCACTTTCCTTCTTATCGAGCTCAAAGGTGCCTCCGCAGCGTTTCCTGACGCTCGGTCAGCTCTTCAAGAGTCGTTTTAATATCCTCGAACATATTTCTCCTTTTGAAATTAGGAACAATAAATATAGTCAAACATCAAGAAAGAATCAAGTCGTTAAAAACCATGTAAAAACAAAGATTAGACCTCTGTCGGCCCCATGGGCATGCTGCAAGAACACATTTGAAAACAAGGATTATTTTACTAAATTTTATTTGCTAAAATGGATAATGATCCTTTACAGGAATTCCATGAACCGCAAAAATTCATTATTGAAAAACGCCAAGATGAAAAAAGTTTCCCTATCTTCGATTCAGCCGAAGCAAATCTACAAGTATTCGCTCTATGCGTTCGTTGCGTTTCTGCTTTTTGGGATCGCTTTGATTGCGTTCTTTTCGCAGGATCTGCCGTCGTTTTCCCAATTGGAAAACTATTCTCCCGAATTGGCCACCAAAGTCTATAGCGCCGACGGTAAATTGATTGATGAATTCTTTGCCCAACGACGCTTTTACACACCGCTTAAGGATATTCCTCCCGATTTGATCCATGCCGTTCTGGCGGTAGAGGATCATATTTTTTACCAGCATTGGGGCATGTCGCCAATGCGATTTGCCTATGTTACGGCGCGCTTTCTCTTTACCGGCAACCGTTCGCAGGGCGCCAGTACTCTGACGCAGCAGCTGGCCAGACGCCTCTATTTGACGCCGGAAAAGTCGGTCTCGCGTAAAATTAAAGAAATCATCACTGCGGTTCTGCTCGAGCGTACCTACACAAAAGACGAAATCCTCGAGATGTATATGAACCAAATGCAGTTCGGCTATTCGACGTACGGCGTCGAGTCGGCGGCGCGCTACTTTTTCAACAAGTCGGTCAAAGATTTAACGCTTTCCGAATGCGCCATGCTGGCCGGTGTGGTCCAGTTGCCGGGCGTGTATAATCCCTACCGCAATTATGAGCGCACCAAAGAGCGCCGCAATCTGGTGCTCAAACGCATGCTCGAAGAAAAGTTTATTACACCGGAGCAGTTCAAGCAGGCGGTTGCCGAAGAGATCGTCCTCAAGGAACGCAACCTGGAACCGCCGATTGATGACGCTTCTTATTTTACCGAACATGTCCGTAGAATTCTTTATGAAAAATACGGCTATGATATTTACGAATCCGGTTTGCGCATCTATACGACCTTGGATACGCGGGCGCAGGCGGCGGCCAACCGCGCTGTTCGGGCCCATTTACCGAATTATCAGCGCCGAGTGACGCGCGCCTATCGTAATCCTTCCCGCTTCAAGACCATCTGTCCTCCCAGCCTGCTGAAGGAAAAGAGTCTGGCGGAGATCATAAAGGATCAGGCGTTGGTCGACTCGTTGATCAATGAACATTGCCGCGTTCAGGTCGCGTTCGTCGCCATCGATCCGCGCAACGGTCACATTCTGGCCATGGTCGGCGGACGCAACTTTGAAGAGAGCGAATTCAACCGCGTGACCCAAGCACTGCGTCAGCCGGGTTCAAGCTTTAAGCCGATCCTTTACACGGCGGCGGTCGATAACGGACTGATGCCGTATTACACCAAACTCAATCAGCCAGTAACGGTGGAAAATGTGGACGGAGCCGGCGGACGCTGGACTCCGGTCAATTTCGACGGCAGTGTCGGCGGACCGACCACTTTGCGCGAAGCGCTGCGCCGCTCGCTCAACCTCGTTTCAGTGCGACTGATTCGCGAAGACATTCCGCCCAAAACGGTCATCCAGTACGCCCGCAATCTGGGCATTACCGCACCCTTGGAACCTTACGATGCCCTGGCGCTGGGCGCCAACGGCATCAAACCGATCGAAATGGTTTCGGCATACAGCGTCTTTGCCAATAAGGGCGTCTGGGTCGAGCCGATCGCCATCCTGCGCATCGAAGACCGATACGGAAACGTCATCGAGTCGTTTGAGGCGAAAAAGAAAGGGGTTTTGCGGGAAGAGACCGCTTACATTATGGCCAGCATGCTGCAGACGGTTGCAACAAAGGGCACCGGAGCCATGTCGCGCTCGGTTTACAAATTCTACCACCCGGCCGGCGGTAAAACCGGCACCACCAACCGCTACACCGATGCCTGGTACATCACCTTTACGCCGTTGCTCGCATCCGGTACATGGGTAGGTCTCGATGATCCGGCCATGTCGCTCGGCGATCGTCAAACCGGCGCGGTGGTCGCGCTGCCGATCACTGCTTCGTTCATGCGCATGGCGGTGGACACGCTGAACATTCCGCCGGTGCCGTTCGAGCGGCCTCCCGGCGTGGTCGACGTCACCATCTGCCTGGACTCGCAAAAGCTGGCGACCGAGCA comes from candidate division KSB1 bacterium and encodes:
- a CDS encoding PBP1A family penicillin-binding protein yields the protein MNRKNSLLKNAKMKKVSLSSIQPKQIYKYSLYAFVAFLLFGIALIAFFSQDLPSFSQLENYSPELATKVYSADGKLIDEFFAQRRFYTPLKDIPPDLIHAVLAVEDHIFYQHWGMSPMRFAYVTARFLFTGNRSQGASTLTQQLARRLYLTPEKSVSRKIKEIITAVLLERTYTKDEILEMYMNQMQFGYSTYGVESAARYFFNKSVKDLTLSECAMLAGVVQLPGVYNPYRNYERTKERRNLVLKRMLEEKFITPEQFKQAVAEEIVLKERNLEPPIDDASYFTEHVRRILYEKYGYDIYESGLRIYTTLDTRAQAAANRAVRAHLPNYQRRVTRAYRNPSRFKTICPPSLLKEKSLAEIIKDQALVDSLINEHCRVQVAFVAIDPRNGHILAMVGGRNFEESEFNRVTQALRQPGSSFKPILYTAAVDNGLMPYYTKLNQPVTVENVDGAGGRWTPVNFDGSVGGPTTLREALRRSLNLVSVRLIREDIPPKTVIQYARNLGITAPLEPYDALALGANGIKPIEMVSAYSVFANKGVWVEPIAILRIEDRYGNVIESFEAKKKGVLREETAYIMASMLQTVATKGTGAMSRSVYKFYHPAGGKTGTTNRYTDAWYITFTPLLASGTWVGLDDPAMSLGDRQTGAVVALPITASFMRMAVDTLNIPPVPFERPPGVVDVTICLDSQKLATEHCPNVVTDLCDVRYMPGVCTQHGEGKAKQNSSQRRRIGF